The following DNA comes from Candidatus Methylacidiphilum fumarolicum.
TGATTGCGACTATGGAAAGTCGAACCCCTCCTCTATAGAAGTGAGGGGTTCGATGGACCATAAATAGCGCAGCTCATTGGAGAGCAGCTAAAAACAGAACAAAAGGAGTAGGTCTATGAGTTTGACAATAGAAAACGCACAACCAGTAAATGTAAAGGAAAGGAACAAAGCACTGATCAAAGAGGTGCTTCAAGTCTATCCAGAGAAGGCAGCAAAAAAAAGAGAAAAGCACTTAAATCTTTATGAAGCTGGGAAGTCTGATTGTGGCGTAAAATCCAATATTAAATCGCTTCCTGGGGTAATGACCATTAGAGGATGTGCTTATGCTGGATCCAAAGGGGTGGTCTGGGGACCCATAAAAGATATGATCCATATTAGCCATGGACCTGTGGGGTGTGGGCAATATTCATGGGCTTCACGACGGAATTATTATATAGGCACAACAGGGGTAGATACCTTTGTGACCATGCAGTTTACGACGGATTTCCAGGAAAGAGACATTGTCTTTGGAGGAGATAAAAAGTTAGCGAAGGCTCTGGAAGAGCTGCAGGAACTCTTTCCTTTGAACAAAGGCATTACCATTCAGTCGGAGTGTCCTATAGGACTGATTGGAGATGATATTGAGGCTGTGGCCAAAGCTAAGAGTAAAGATTTCGGTGGCAAGACCATTGTACCCGTACGGTGTGAAGGTTTTAGAGGGGTTTCGCAGTCTTTAGGTCACCATATAGCCAATGATAGCATCAGGGATTGGGTGCTAGAAAAAATGGCCGGCAAAAAAGAAGAGTTTGTTTCTACTCCTTATGATGTTGCTATTATCGGTGATTACAATATTGGTGGGGATTCTTGGGCATCACGCATCCTCCTTGAAGAAATGGGCTTACGCGTTGTGGCTCAATGGTCAGGAGATGGGAGCTTAAAAGAGCTTGAGAGAACCCCTAAAGTCAAACTCAATATCTTACACTGTTATCGTTCGATGAATTACATCAGCCGGTACATGGAAGAGAAATTTGGGATTCCATGGGTAGAATACAACTTCTTTGGGCCAACAAAAATTGCTGAATCGCTGCGGAAGATTGCTAGCTTTTTTGACGATAAAATTAAAGAAGGTGCCGAAAAGGTCATTGCTAAGTACCAACCAATGGTCGATGCGGTCATTGCCAAGTATAGGCCTAGGTTAGAAGGCAAAAAAGTAATGCTCTTTGTGGGGGGCTTAAGACCCAGGCATGTCATTGGAGCTTACGAAGATTTGGGAATGGAAGTCATTGGCACTGGCTATGAGTTTGGCCATAACGATGATTACCAGCGGACGACGCATTATGTGAAGGATGGTACCCTTATTTATGATGATGTGACAGGGTTCGAATTCGAAAAGTTTGTTGAAGCCCTTCAGCCCGATCTAGTGGGTTCGGGAATCAAAGAAAAATATGTTTTCCAAAAGATGGGCTTTCCTTTTCGCCAGATGCATTCGTGGGATTATTCTGGGCCTTATCATGGGTATGATGGCTTTGCGATATTTGCT
Coding sequences within:
- the nifD gene encoding nitrogenase molybdenum-iron protein alpha chain; amino-acid sequence: MSLTIENAQPVNVKERNKALIKEVLQVYPEKAAKKREKHLNLYEAGKSDCGVKSNIKSLPGVMTIRGCAYAGSKGVVWGPIKDMIHISHGPVGCGQYSWASRRNYYIGTTGVDTFVTMQFTTDFQERDIVFGGDKKLAKALEELQELFPLNKGITIQSECPIGLIGDDIEAVAKAKSKDFGGKTIVPVRCEGFRGVSQSLGHHIANDSIRDWVLEKMAGKKEEFVSTPYDVAIIGDYNIGGDSWASRILLEEMGLRVVAQWSGDGSLKELERTPKVKLNILHCYRSMNYISRYMEEKFGIPWVEYNFFGPTKIAESLRKIASFFDDKIKEGAEKVIAKYQPMVDAVIAKYRPRLEGKKVMLFVGGLRPRHVIGAYEDLGMEVIGTGYEFGHNDDYQRTTHYVKDGTLIYDDVTGFEFEKFVEALQPDLVGSGIKEKYVFQKMGFPFRQMHSWDYSGPYHGYDGFAIFARDMDMAINSPVWKMTAAPWKTKQ